The following is a genomic window from Nitrospira sp..
CTTCAACCGTTCCGTGCGGGACAACATTGCACTGACCGATCCGGGCCTCTCCATGGATCGTGTGATCCATGCGGCGAAATTGGCAGGCGCCCACGAGTTCATCCTTGAATTACCGGACGGGTACGACACGTTGGTGGGAGAGCATGGCTGTTCCTTGTCCGGTGGCCAACGGCAACGGATTGCCATCGCCCGTGCCCTTGTGGCCAACCCGCGCATCCTCATCTTCGACGAAGCCACCAGTGCTTTGGACTACGAATCCGAAGCAATCATTCAGCAGAACATGGCGCAGATCTGCAAAGGCCGTACGGTCATTCTCATTGCCCATCGGCTCAGCACGGTGCGCCCCGCGCACCGAATCTATGTCATCGATCAAGGACAGCTTGTGGAACAGGGCACGCACGAGGAGTTGTTGAAACGTCAAGGTATGTATCATCGGCTGCACGCCCACCAGGAAGGAAAGGCCGCATGAGGAGGACAGCATGATGCGATGGTGGCTGGTCTGGTCCGCAGCCTGGGAGGCGGAGCGGCGACAGCCGATTGCGGCCACCCCCTCAAGAAGATCGGTCGAGTTCTTGCCGGCGGCACTGGAGATTCAAACTGCGCCCCCATCTCCGATCGGGCGGGCTATCCTCTGGACGATCATGGCGCTCTTCACGGTTTCGGTGGTGTGGGCTTCGGTCGGGTGGATCGACATCGTGGCGACGGCGCAGGGGAAGATTATCCCCAGCGGTTATTCAAAAGTGATCCAGCCCTACGAAACCGGCGTCATTGCGGCGATCCGGGTGCAGGACGGCCAAGTGGTGCAACAGGGTGAGGTGTTGATTGAACTCGACCCGACCCAAAATCAGGCTGACCACGACCGCGCCTCCAATGAATATCGTGCCGCCAGGGTGGAGGCCGCGCGCCTCCAGGCCCTCATTGCAGGCGTGCCTACGTTTGTGGCGCCGCCGGAGAGCGATGCCCAATATGTTCGGCTTCAGCAGCAACTCCTTCGCGATCAGCTGGCCGAATATCAGGCGCGAGTTGCCGCCGTCCAGCAGGTCATCGCGCAGCGCAAGGCGGCGGTCGAAGCGACTCTGGAGAACATCCGGAGACTGGAGGCGACCGTGCCCATGGAAACGGAGCGGGCCGGCGCCTTCAAACGGCTGATGGAACGGGATGCCGTCACCAAGCTCGACTATCTCCAGGCGGAAGGACAGCGGATCGATAAGTTGCAGGAATTGGCCGGACAGAGACAAAAACTCCGGCAAGACCAAGCGGCCCTGGCCGAAGCGGGGAAGAATCGGCTGGCTCTGGTCTCGGAATTCCAGCAGACGAAACAAGCTGACCTCTCGGCCATCGAGACCAAAGCAGCATCCCTCTCACAGGAAGTGACGAAAGCCGGGCAGAAGGCAGAACTGCAGCGGCTCGTCAGTCCGATCGACGGGGTCGTGCAGCAACTGGTGGTCCATACGGTCGGCGGCGTCGTCACCCCGGCGCAACCGTTGCTGATCGTTGTCCCGCAGGACCATCCGGTCGAAGTTGAAGCGCAGTTGGAGAACAAAGATGTCGGATTCGTCAAAGAAGGCCAATCGGCCGAAATTAAAGTCGAGACCTTTCCCTTCACCCTCTACGGCACCATCCCCGGCACGGTGCTCACCGTCTCGGATGACGCGGTGCCTATCGATAAAGACAGGCCGGCGGACGGGTTGGTGTTCGCCACACGCGTGAGTCTGGCGCGTGGGACGATTCCGGTAGAAGGCAAACTGGTGCATCTGACCCCCGGCATGGCCGTGACCGTCGAAATCAAGACCGGCCGGCGGCGCGTGATCGAGTACCTGCTGAGCCCCGTGCTCAAATCGCTGCAAGAGAGTCTGAGGGAGCGGTAAGGCGGATGTCCCTACGACAAACTGCGCGACGGCGAATCGCCGAGCGGCTCTTGCCGGCACTGACGATCACTCTGGTCCTGACTCCTGTTCATCTCGTGAGCGCGACGGAAACGGAACAGGCGACCACGCTCACCGTCCAGGAACTACACCTGAGCCTCCGAACGGCGATGGAAGCCGCCGCGCAACAGAATCCGTCGGTGCTGCTGTCGAAGGAGCGAATTGAGGCGGCGAAAGGTGACGTCACGACTCAATTAGGCGCCCTGCTGCCGAATCTCTCGGCCAATGTGCGGCAAAGCCAACAAACGCAGTTCCTCGGTACCTTCGGTCTGGCACCGGTCCGGACCGAGCCCTTCAGCATTTTCGACGCCCGTGTTAGTGCCTCGCAGAACCTGTTTAGCCTCAGTCTCATCCAGCGCTGGCGCGTCTCGCGGGAAGCGCTCCAGGTCGCTGAGTTCGACGCCCAAAGCAGCCGCTTCGATACGATGGCCAGCACCGGATTGGCCTATCTCGAAGGGGTGAAAGCGGCTACGGCGTTGGCCATGCGTCAGGCGAATCAGCAATTGATCCGAGAGTTGTTGGCGACCGCCAAGGTTCGACAAAAAGAAGGGGCGGCGACCGGACTGGAAGTTGCTCGCCTGGAAGGGCAACTGGCCAACGAGCAACAGCAGGTGGTCGCAGCACAGGCTGAGATGGACCGTGCCAAGAACACCCTGAGTAATCTGTTAGGCCTCACGTTCGAGGTGCGGATGACATTGACGGATCAATTGAAACCACACGTGCCGGAAGCCGAGGCGGCGCAGGCCGCCTGGGAACAGGCAGTCGCCCATCGAGCCGAGGTCCAGGCCCAGGTCAAGCGGGTGCGGTCGGCGGAACTCACCTACTCGTCCATCACCGGTGAACGGCTGCCTTCGCTCGTCGCGCAAGGGGATACCGGTCTCATCGGCAATCGCTGGAGCAACAGCCTCGACACCTACAACATGGCTCTCGTGCTGCAGATTCCGATCTTCGACGGCGGGCAACGTGAAGGGCGGATCAGTACTGCCCGAAGCCAACTGCGACAAGAAGGATTCCGGATGCAGGTGGTGCTGAATCAAGTCCGCGCGGAGGTCAACGAAGCCCGCATCGCGTTGGCGGCGGCCAGAGACAAGGCGGTGTTGGCTCAAGCTGGATTACAAGCGGCGACGAAAGAAACGGCTTTGGCCAAGGAACGCTACGCAATCCTGACAGCAGCGAGCCAGTTTGACGTGATCAGCGCCATTACCGCGATGGCGCGGGCCCGCGAGAATCTCGTGGGCGCGTTATTCGAACTGAACGCCGCGCGAGTGAACTATGCCCGCGCGACCGGGACGTTGGATGCATTGAGCTAATAGGTCGGGAAGGACCATAGAGTCAAAGCATATCGAGCAACAATGGACTTCTACCTTTTTAATCGTGAACTGGTTTCACCAGTCAACAGTGTGGCTTAGCAGCGATGCATGCGCCTGGGGAGGCGTGAGGACACCGACCTAACCACTGCTTGTCGTGCCACAGGAGAGGCCGGTGGAAGTCGAGGCGCGGCTCGAGACAAAGATATCGGACTCGAAAAGGAAGGGCAGCCGGTTGAAATCAAAGTCGAAACGTTTCTACTCACGTTGTACGGCACCATTACGGAAGAGATTTTGACCGTCTCGGATGATGCGGTACCGTAAGAGAAGGGCGGCTTGGTCTAGGCCGGTCGTATGAGCATGGATCGCGCGACCGTGCTGGTGGAACTATCTCTCGCTCAGCATGGCGGCCACGGTCACGGTCACGGTCAAGGTCATCCAGCGGCGGGTGATCGAGTTTCTGCTGAGTCCATTGATGAAGTCGATGTCGGCGAGTTTGCGGGAGCGGTAAGGATCATTAAGTAGTTACTTTGTAATGAACCTCCGAGCAAGGAGATGGCGTGATGGGTAGAAGGTTAGGAGCGGTGATCATTGGATTACTTTGCTGGGGCACTCTGGGATGTGCCGGATTGGCGGAAACGCCGGGCGAGCGATTTGACCAGGCTATGAAGAAATTCTCGGTAAATTGCGCTAAAGCAAAACTCAAACCGAACGATACCGCATGCGACATCTTGAAGCTCAAACCGGCTGATCCCCTCGCGACGGGAGAAGGCCGCTTCGCCCACTCGATTAAAATCCCGAACCCCGTACCAGAAGACAGCGGCTACAAGCCAGGCATGACGCCGCAGGAGTACTTTGACCATCTTTGCAAGACCGAAGCGGGAGAGTTCATCTATAAGACGGCGGAGAATGTCGAAGGGATTATGCAATTGCGACAGCGAGGCAAGGCCAACTATGAGTACTCACATCTCTACGCATTTGAAGACCCTTTCGGTTTTGAAGTAAGCGGAGCGGAGGCATCTTACGTTAGTCCAGAACGGTATGCATACTATGAAATTGCCGCGATCGTTCCACAGGAACCCGTCTGGAGAAAAGATCATGTACATCCCTCAATGTTGGAGGGCCCACCACAGTATGCAAAATACACCCGATACTTTGGATATGACGGGCATAGCCTCAAGACGATGCAGAGAGTCTACGATGCACGTCGGAAAAGCCGGTATGGATACACCTGGAGAGGTATTGTGAGGCCACATGATCGAGAAATGGGCATCGGGGGGGGAGAAGTTATCATCTTGGATTTGGAAACGAATGAAGTCCTTGGTTTGCAGCGAGGGTACGCCAAATTTGAAATCGATGAAAGATTCGGGCTGGCTCGTGCTGGATGGAGGAATCGTTGCCCAATATCTCCTGGGACTGCTGGCCCGCATCAAGACTTCATTCTTAGAGTTCTTAAACCGGCTAACTTCAGGTCAGCTGTAATGGGAGAACAAAATGCCTCAAAATAATATTACGACCTGGCTGAATTTCGCAATCCAGCAGATGGCTGCAGAAAGCTACCTGCAGGGGTTTCCTTTATCCAATCAGGTAGAGCTCATCAAGCGCCTAAAGCTTGGTAACAACAATATACCAGGAGCTAATCCCGATGATGATTTATTAGGTGGGAAAACGCGCTTCACGAACGTCCTTGCAGGCCGCTTCGTCAACGCCTACGACATCGTCGACCACCACGCCAACGATGCGACGGGGTTTTCAGCGACATTGCTGTTCGATACTCAGACCAACAGCTATACCCTCTCTTTTCGCAGCACCGAATTCCGCACTCAAGCCAACGGTGGCGATCGTGAGCGGGATGGTGTCGGGGCTGACTTGGAGGTTGCCACCGACGGGTTTGCCTTCGGTCAGCTCATGGCGATGGAAGATTATTACCAGTCGCTCAAAGCAAGTGGCCAGCTTCCTGCTGGGGCCGTCCTCAATGTCACCGGCTATTCACTGGGCGGCCATCTCGCCACGGTGTTTACTGAACTCCATCCGAACGAGATCAATCACACCTATACTTTCAATGGCGCCGGCCGTGGGCACATTACCGGAGCTGGTTCGACTGAGGCAGAGCGGATACAAGGAATGTTGACTCTGTTCCGGACGGTGCTCTTCAGTCCCGAAGTCGGACTCAGCATCATCGCCGATCAATTCAATCCCCGCTATCTCGCCGCCGCGCCGCTGGTCGGTCAAGCGTTCTCGCCGTTCACGAGTGAAACCGTATTAGGAGGAGCAGGCATCATTTACACCGATGCCCGCTATCGTTGGGCACTCGAGGTTGCAACCACTGCCTACGATACAACTGGAGTAGCGTCGTCTCCGGAAGAAGTCGGAACAGGTCCGGCTTTCGACAAGATCACGCAGTTGTATGGATTGGCTACGACTGGTGACCTTACCGTGGTGGCGAATTCCGGAGTGCATACCTCTGCTCTTCCCGTATTGATCGAGGGACAGCCTCAAATTGAGGGAGTGCC
Proteins encoded in this region:
- a CDS encoding outer membrane efflux protein, whose translation is MSLRQTARRRIAERLLPALTITLVLTPVHLVSATETEQATTLTVQELHLSLRTAMEAAAQQNPSVLLSKERIEAAKGDVTTQLGALLPNLSANVRQSQQTQFLGTFGLAPVRTEPFSIFDARVSASQNLFSLSLIQRWRVSREALQVAEFDAQSSRFDTMASTGLAYLEGVKAATALAMRQANQQLIRELLATAKVRQKEGAATGLEVARLEGQLANEQQQVVAAQAEMDRAKNTLSNLLGLTFEVRMTLTDQLKPHVPEAEAAQAAWEQAVAHRAEVQAQVKRVRSAELTYSSITGERLPSLVAQGDTGLIGNRWSNSLDTYNMALVLQIPIFDGGQREGRISTARSQLRQEGFRMQVVLNQVRAEVNEARIALAAARDKAVLAQAGLQAATKETALAKERYAILTAASQFDVISAITAMARARENLVGALFELNAARVNYARATGTLDALS
- a CDS encoding RTX toxin transporter, determinant D, translated to MMRWWLVWSAAWEAERRQPIAATPSRRSVEFLPAALEIQTAPPSPIGRAILWTIMALFTVSVVWASVGWIDIVATAQGKIIPSGYSKVIQPYETGVIAAIRVQDGQVVQQGEVLIELDPTQNQADHDRASNEYRAARVEAARLQALIAGVPTFVAPPESDAQYVRLQQQLLRDQLAEYQARVAAVQQVIAQRKAAVEATLENIRRLEATVPMETERAGAFKRLMERDAVTKLDYLQAEGQRIDKLQELAGQRQKLRQDQAALAEAGKNRLALVSEFQQTKQADLSAIETKAASLSQEVTKAGQKAELQRLVSPIDGVVQQLVVHTVGGVVTPAQPLLIVVPQDHPVEVEAQLENKDVGFVKEGQSAEIKVETFPFTLYGTIPGTVLTVSDDAVPIDKDRPADGLVFATRVSLARGTIPVEGKLVHLTPGMAVTVEIKTGRRRVIEYLLSPVLKSLQESLRER